The Fortiea contorta PCC 7126 genome has a segment encoding these proteins:
- the dnaK gene encoding molecular chaperone DnaK yields MGKVIGIDLGTTNSCVAVLEGGQPIVIASSEGARTTPSIVGFGKSGDRLVGQLAKRQAVTNAENTVYSIKRFIGRRWEDTTTERDRVPYGCIKGRDDTVDVQIRGRNYTPQEISAMILQKLKQDAESFLGEVVTQAVITVPAYFTDAQRQATKDAGTIAGLEVLRIINEPTAAALAFGLDKQEQEQLILVFDLGGGTFDVSILQLGDGVFEVKATCGNNQLGGDDFDGAIVRWMIEKFQQQEKIDLLQDKMALQRLREAAEKAKIELSTIASTSINLPFITADETGPKHLEMELSRSKLEELVGHLVAATIEPMIQALKDADLKPQDINRIILVGGSTRIPAVQNALIKFFNGKTPDRSVNPDEAVALGAAIQAGVLGGEVDNLLLLDVTPLSLGIETLGEVFTKIIERNTTIPTSRSQIFSTAVDGQTSVEIHVLQGERAMARDNKSLGKFLLTGIPPSPRGVPQIEVSFEIDVNGILKVGAQDKGTGREQSIRITNTGGLSVNEVERMRQEAEVFAEEDRRRKDLVELKNQADNLLSTYESTLKNNGDLIGEQTKALASEKVAQLQIAMTDFGISTQEFQHRLEEFQQALFAIGANVYNRANSATEESEQFSHILSAPEQEQPMNGTLIPQFNFDFDDDSTAQADYEAID; encoded by the coding sequence ATGGGAAAAGTTATTGGTATTGATTTAGGCACTACTAATAGTTGCGTCGCAGTTTTAGAAGGCGGCCAACCAATTGTGATTGCTAGTTCTGAAGGTGCAAGGACTACGCCTAGTATTGTAGGCTTTGGTAAGAGTGGCGATCGCTTAGTCGGTCAACTGGCAAAACGCCAAGCTGTAACTAACGCCGAGAACACAGTTTACAGCATTAAGCGATTTATCGGTCGGCGCTGGGAAGACACCACAACCGAACGCGATCGTGTTCCTTATGGCTGCATCAAAGGTAGAGATGATACTGTAGATGTCCAAATTCGCGGACGTAACTACACGCCACAAGAAATTTCTGCCATGATCTTGCAAAAGCTCAAACAAGATGCGGAAAGCTTTTTAGGTGAAGTTGTCACTCAGGCAGTAATTACCGTACCAGCTTATTTTACAGATGCTCAAAGACAAGCGACTAAAGACGCGGGTACAATTGCCGGATTAGAAGTCCTGAGAATTATTAATGAACCCACCGCTGCAGCTTTAGCTTTTGGTTTGGATAAGCAAGAGCAAGAGCAGCTGATTTTAGTTTTCGACTTGGGCGGTGGTACCTTTGACGTATCTATTTTGCAACTTGGGGATGGAGTTTTTGAAGTCAAGGCAACTTGTGGTAACAATCAATTAGGCGGAGATGATTTTGATGGGGCGATCGTCCGCTGGATGATTGAAAAATTTCAGCAACAAGAAAAAATCGACCTCTTGCAAGATAAAATGGCGCTGCAACGGTTGCGAGAAGCTGCCGAAAAGGCAAAAATTGAACTTTCCACCATCGCCAGCACTTCAATTAACTTGCCATTTATCACCGCTGATGAAACAGGCCCTAAACATCTGGAAATGGAACTGAGCCGCTCGAAACTCGAAGAACTGGTAGGACATCTAGTCGCAGCCACCATCGAGCCAATGATTCAAGCCTTGAAAGATGCAGACCTCAAACCACAAGACATCAACCGAATTATTCTAGTTGGTGGTTCCACTCGCATTCCGGCGGTACAAAACGCGCTGATCAAATTTTTCAACGGTAAAACCCCTGATCGCTCCGTTAACCCCGACGAAGCAGTCGCATTGGGCGCAGCGATTCAAGCAGGGGTTTTAGGTGGCGAAGTCGATAATCTCTTGTTATTGGATGTCACCCCCTTATCTCTAGGAATTGAAACCTTGGGGGAAGTGTTTACTAAAATTATTGAACGCAACACCACCATCCCAACCAGCAGATCCCAAATTTTTTCTACAGCAGTTGATGGACAAACCTCAGTAGAAATACACGTCCTCCAAGGCGAGCGAGCCATGGCACGGGATAATAAAAGTCTGGGCAAATTTCTCTTGACTGGTATTCCTCCTTCACCCCGGGGAGTACCACAAATTGAGGTATCTTTTGAAATTGATGTCAATGGAATCTTGAAAGTGGGAGCTCAAGATAAAGGTACCGGTCGAGAACAGAGTATTCGCATTACTAATACTGGTGGCTTGAGTGTCAACGAAGTGGAGCGGATGCGCCAAGAAGCAGAGGTATTTGCTGAAGAAGACAGAAGACGCAAGGATTTAGTAGAACTCAAAAACCAAGCAGATAATTTGTTATCGACCTACGAATCTACTCTCAAAAATAATGGCGATTTAATTGGCGAACAGACTAAAGCTTTGGCTAGTGAAAAAGTTGCTCAACTCCAGATAGCTATGACTGACTTCGGTATTTCCACACAAGAATTTCAGCACCGTCTGGAAGAATTTCAACAAGCTCTATTTGCCATTGGTGCCAATGTCTATAACCGAGCCAATAGCGCAACTGAGGAATCAGAACAATTTTCCCACATTCTGTCAGCCCCAGAACAAGAGCAGCCCATGAATGGAACCCTAATCCCCCAATTTAACTTTGATTTTGATGACGACAGCACAGCACAGGCTGATTATGAGGCGATAGATTAG
- the grpE gene encoding nucleotide exchange factor GrpE gives MIDENKQVNSTSEQLGEPIEVMQPMTSDSPAPINSNEYSSDVTEQVAAQTNVSGDTASTLNNGVAEKTEVETAASAELAQQIESLKTQLEERSTQYMRIAADFENYRKRNQKEKEDLEAQIKRNTILELLPIVDNFERARSHLKPQTEGEMTIHKSYQGVYKQLVDSLKRLGVSPMRPDGQEFDPNLHEAVMREPTDEHPEGTVLEELVRGYYLGDRVLRHAMVKVAAPREDAPPEAENQSSPANS, from the coding sequence ATGATAGACGAAAATAAACAGGTGAACAGTACAAGTGAACAATTGGGTGAACCAATAGAGGTAATGCAACCAATGACGAGCGACTCCCCAGCCCCAATAAACTCTAATGAATATAGCAGCGACGTTACTGAACAAGTCGCAGCCCAAACCAATGTGTCGGGAGATACAGCATCTACATTAAATAACGGCGTCGCTGAGAAGACTGAAGTTGAAACAGCAGCTTCGGCGGAATTAGCCCAACAAATTGAATCCTTAAAAACACAATTAGAAGAGCGGAGTACTCAATATATGCGGATTGCCGCAGATTTTGAGAATTATCGCAAACGTAATCAAAAAGAAAAAGAGGATTTAGAAGCTCAAATCAAGCGCAATACGATTCTAGAATTGTTGCCAATAGTCGATAACTTTGAGCGGGCGCGATCGCATCTTAAACCCCAAACCGAAGGGGAAATGACGATTCACAAAAGCTACCAAGGTGTTTATAAACAACTGGTAGATAGCCTCAAGCGCTTGGGTGTGTCACCGATGCGCCCTGATGGTCAAGAATTCGATCCGAATCTGCATGAAGCCGTAATGCGGGAACCTACGGATGAACATCCCGAAGGAACAGTGTTAGAAGAGTTAGTACGCGGATATTACTTGGGCGATCGCGTGCTGCGTCATGCAATGGTGAAGGTGGCTGCTCCCAGGGAAGATGCACCACCAGAGGCAGAAAATCAGTCGAGTCCAGCCAACAGTTAA
- a CDS encoding GspE/PulE family protein: MTYSSPQRRSTALTARTEFSPFGTKLVQAGYVNSDQMRQALVESRKSGVPLTEMLESITGRQLSPELLRQYKKQQLFELKILYGVESLDPEVNQFANAIVGQLIDTLIPVDICRRHRLVPLSKNEDQNPPSVLVAMVDPDNLEASDDLNRILRPQGLALQRMVITQEDYQQLINQYLDDLAVRQKHLEQEKFTDINQDLENLGNLDLDDAPEDMEADLGAAMKGAEDAPVINLVNRILAKALHDKVSDIHIEPQEENLRIRFRKDGVLRQAFDPLPKKIIPAVTARFKIISNLDIAERRLPQDGRIRRMFEGRKVDFRVNTLPSRYGEKVVLRILDNSSTQLGLNKLITDPETLQIVQEMVSRPFGLILVTGPTGSGKTTSLYSALAEKNDPGINISTVEDPIEYSLPGITQVQVIREKGLDFATALRAFLRQDPDVLLVGETRDKETAKTAIEAALTGHLVLTTLHTNDAPGAIARLGEMGIEPFMVSSSLIGVLAQRLVRRVCGDCRIPYTPTTEELARYGLSASQDVGVTFYKANTLPTEAIAEAKAKNQLCPSCNGVGYKGRCGVYEVMRVTENLQTLINEDAPTERIKEVAVEEGMKTLLAYSLDLVRQGATTLEEVDRVTFTDTGLEAELKAKRKSSLTCRTCDATLQPEWLDCPYCMTSRFQD, encoded by the coding sequence ATGACTTATTCGTCACCACAACGTCGGAGCACTGCGCTGACGGCGAGAACGGAGTTTTCACCATTTGGCACAAAATTAGTACAGGCTGGTTATGTAAATAGCGATCAGATGCGTCAAGCACTGGTTGAAAGCCGCAAGTCTGGTGTACCTCTGACGGAGATGCTAGAGTCGATTACCGGACGACAACTGTCTCCTGAGTTACTGAGACAATATAAAAAGCAGCAGCTATTTGAACTGAAAATATTATACGGTGTCGAATCCCTTGATCCGGAAGTCAACCAATTTGCGAATGCGATCGTTGGACAATTAATTGACACTTTAATTCCAGTAGACATCTGTCGTCGTCATCGTTTAGTACCGTTGTCAAAAAACGAAGACCAGAACCCCCCCAGCGTTTTAGTGGCGATGGTTGATCCGGATAATCTGGAGGCTTCAGATGACCTCAACCGCATCTTGCGTCCCCAGGGTTTAGCGTTACAGCGCATGGTGATTACTCAGGAAGATTACCAGCAGTTGATCAATCAATACCTAGATGATCTGGCTGTGCGACAAAAACACCTGGAACAAGAAAAGTTTACAGATATTAATCAAGATTTAGAAAATCTCGGCAATCTTGATTTAGATGATGCTCCCGAAGATATGGAAGCTGACTTGGGAGCAGCAATGAAGGGTGCAGAAGATGCACCAGTAATCAATCTTGTCAATAGAATTCTGGCTAAAGCTTTGCATGACAAGGTTTCTGATATTCACATTGAACCGCAAGAAGAAAATCTCCGCATTCGCTTTCGCAAGGATGGAGTGCTGCGCCAAGCTTTCGACCCCCTACCGAAAAAAATCATTCCAGCTGTCACAGCCAGATTTAAAATCATTTCTAATCTGGATATTGCCGAAAGGCGTTTACCCCAAGACGGACGCATCCGGCGGATGTTTGAGGGACGTAAGGTGGATTTCCGGGTGAATACCTTACCCAGTCGCTACGGGGAAAAGGTGGTTTTGCGGATTCTGGATAATTCCTCTACTCAACTGGGATTGAATAAGTTAATTACTGATCCAGAAACATTGCAGATTGTCCAAGAAATGGTCAGTCGTCCTTTTGGTTTGATTTTGGTAACTGGGCCGACTGGTTCTGGTAAAACAACTTCGCTGTATTCGGCTTTGGCAGAAAAGAACGATCCGGGAATCAACATTAGTACTGTAGAAGACCCGATTGAGTATAGTTTACCGGGAATTACGCAAGTACAGGTGATTCGGGAAAAAGGATTAGATTTTGCAACGGCGTTGCGGGCTTTCTTGCGACAAGATCCAGATGTGCTGTTGGTGGGTGAGACGCGGGATAAGGAAACAGCAAAAACCGCCATTGAAGCAGCGTTGACAGGTCACCTAGTATTAACCACTTTACACACTAATGATGCTCCTGGTGCGATCGCTCGTTTGGGAGAAATGGGAATTGAGCCTTTCATGGTTTCCAGTTCTTTAATCGGCGTTCTCGCCCAACGGTTGGTACGGCGGGTGTGCGGTGATTGTCGCATTCCCTATACTCCCACCACCGAAGAACTAGCGCGCTACGGTTTATCAGCTTCTCAAGATGTGGGAGTCACTTTTTACAAAGCTAATACTTTACCAACGGAAGCTATAGCAGAAGCCAAAGCTAAAAATCAACTTTGTCCAAGTTGTAATGGTGTCGGTTATAAGGGGCGCTGTGGTGTGTATGAAGTCATGCGCGTCACCGAAAATCTGCAAACTCTGATCAACGAAGACGCACCCACAGAACGCATTAAGGAAGTAGCAGTGGAAGAAGGGATGAAAACCTTACTCGCTTACAGCTTAGATTTAGTCCGACAAGGTGCTACCACTCTAGAAGAAGTTGACCGCGTAACTTTCACTGATACAGGTTTAGAAGCTGAGTTAAAAGCCAAACGCAAGAGTAGTCTTACATGTCGAACTTGTGACGCCACATTACAACCGGAATGGCTAGATTGTCCCTATTGTATGACGTCTCGTTTTCAAGATTAA